The window CGATTCTGACAGAGGATTTGGCACAGCGCTCGACTGGACCTCGGCGACATAGGCCGATGCGGCGCTCAGCGAGGCAGATAGTGGCGCGCTCACCGGATCAAGCTCGTCGGCATGAGCGCTCTGCAAGCCCCAGGTGATCGTCAGCGCGGCGGCTACCGCTACCAGCGTTCGCGCCCGCCCGGACGAGAGCGTCGGCTCCACGATCTGGCGTGCTACCAGACCACCCTCCAGCGTTGTGTCGGCGAGGCCAAAGAACGACGCGACACGGTGCCGCTCATCGGGCGAAAGCGGGCGTCCCTGATACTCGAAGGCGGCGAGTCGGCGCGTCCCGACTCCGGTAACGAGCGATAGCTCAGAGAAGGTAAGGGCGTACGTTCGACGAAGTGCGTGCAATGTTGTCATGCTAGGACTTCCCTTCGACGTGGAAAAAGGAATAATTGCAACGATCCGTGTGTACCATGATTCTGTGGGGGCGGTCGCCTGGGCGCGGCTATCAAGGCCGTGGATAGCAGCTTGGCTACCTGCTCCGGTATTCCTGCTCCTGAAACTAAGCGCGAGATGCTGCTCTGCGCTGTTGTCGGGAAAGAAGCTTAAGCGGTCGCCAGCATCCTACCGTGAAGTATGCCGGAGGGTGATGCCGGAACTTAACAGCTCGATGACAAAACAAAGGCCGCGCAGCATATGCTGCGCGACCGCTGCTCGTTGATCGGCTATCCTCAGCCGGTGATGCGAGAAGCAAGCATCGGCTGCTCCGGTCAGGGCACAAGCAGCATCCGCCCGGTACTGGCTCCGCGCTCCATCAGCGCGTGAGCCTCGGCGGCCCGCTCTAGAGCATACTCCTGGTGCGGCGGCGCGACGATCCGCCCTTCGGCCAGCCATGCGCAGATCTGGCGCATGTCGGAGCGGAGATCCGCGCCTGTGAGATTTTCCGAGCTATACCCGGTCAGGCGCAATTCCTGAAGCAGATCCCAGGCCGTGAAGCAGAGATTCTCGCCCGATGCGGCGCCGACCAGACACAGCCGACCGCCGCGCCGCAGCGCGGCTACGCTCTCACGGAACGTCTCGCCGCCGATCGTATCCAGCAGCGCATCGACGCTGCGCGCTCCCAGCCGCTCCGTCAGGCTGTGCTCGCGCAGGTGAACGATCTCGTCAGCGCCGATGCCGCGCAGATACTCGTCCTTGGCACCAGATGAGGTTGTCGCGACGACACGCGCGCCCAGCGCATGGGCGATCGAAACCGCGGCCGATCCGACGCCGCCGCTCGCGCCGTGGATCACGATCGTCTCGCCCGCGCGCAGGTCAAGCCGTCTGATGCCGTTGTAGGCGGTGACGGCAGCCAGTCCGAGCGCCGCGACGGCCAGCGGATCGAGATCGTCGGGAATGATCGCGACCGTATCGGCCTCGACTGTCACAAGCTCCTGGTAGCCACCCGGACGAACGCCGTGAATGCCGCCCAGCCGCTGCATCATCGTGATCGCCCGCTCGCCGACCCGCACCTGCTCCACGCCGCTGCCGATCTCGACCACATCGCCCAGCGCCTCAAGTCCAGGCGTGTACGGAAACGGGCGCTGCGCCATGATCGGCCAGTTGCCGCTGCGGATCTCGATGTCGGCGCGATTGACCGGCGCGGCGATGACCCTCAGCCGGATCTCGTCGGGTTGCAGCGCCGGGAGCGCGATCTCGGCCAGCTCAAGGACCTCAGGCCCGCCGTAGCGCTGCATCTGGATTGCTCTCGGCATCATCCCTCCTCATGGGCGCAGCAGCACAACGACGGAGCGCGGCCCGACCGTGTAGCACTGATCGGTGAGCGGCTGCTCCTCGCCGGCGGAGGCAATATCGTCGGGGCTGGGCAGCAGCGTGTCGACGACGCGCCGCCACTCGTGGGCGTGACCCTCCTGAATCGTAAACACCAGCGGCTCCCAGTAGGCGTTGATCATCACATAGATGTCCTGATCGTCCTGCGACGCGCCGCGCAGGTAGAACGCGAGGCTGTGCGAGTGATACGACATATCGGGCTGCGCCCTGACGCCGTACCAGCGCACGTCGTCGCGCCAGAAGCGGCTGCGTCCGAGCGAGGGATGCGCCTTGCGAAACGCGATCATCAGCTTAAAGAAGCGAAACATATCGCGATTAGTCTCAAGTCGGCTCCAGTCCAGCCAGGTGATCTCGTTGTCCTGGTTGTATGGATTATTGTTGCCGCGCTGCGTGTGCATGAACTCATCGCCCGCGCAGAACATCGGCGTGCCGTTGGAGAGCATCAGCAGGCTGAAGAAGTTTTTGATCTGGCGCTTGCGCAGCGTCAGAATCGCGGGCGTGAGATCGTCGTCGCCCTCGGTGCCGCAGTTCCAGCTACGGTTATCGTCAGGCCCGTCCTGGTTGTCGGCTCCATTGGCCCCGTTATGCTTCTGATTGTACGCAACCAGATCGTAGAGGCAGAAGCCGTCGTGGGAGGTGATGAAGTTGACGCTCTGGTAGGCGTGATAGGCGCTGGTCAGATCATCGGGGAAGAGCGAGTCGCTGCCGTAGAGCCGTGACATAAGCTGCGGCACATAGCCGGGATCGCCCTTGACGAACGAGCGCAGGTCGTCGCGGAACTGGCCGTTCCACTGGAGCCAGGTGATGCCCGGAAAGCTGCGGCCAAGCTGGTAACTCGAAATATCCCAGGCCTCGGCGATCAGCCGCAGATGAGTAAAGTCGGGGTCGGCGCTGATGTCGGTGATCACCGCCGGATCGTCGAGGTTGACCGAGCCGTCGCTGTTGCGCGTCAGAATCGATGCGAGGTCGAAGCGAAAGCCGTCGATGCCCATCCCTCGCACCCAGCAGCGCATACTCTCGATGATCAGCTTGCGCACGGCGGGCGCGGCGCAGCGCAGCACATTGCCGGTGCCCGCGTCGTCGAGGTAGGTGCCGCGCTCAAGGTCCACGAGGTAGTAGGTATGATTGTCGATGCCGCGAAAGCTGTAGGTCGGGCTGGCCGCGTCGCCTTCGCCGGTGTGGTTATAGACGACATCGAGGATTACCTCGATCCCGGCGGCGTGGAATGCCTGGACCATCTGCCGAAACTCCTCGATCGCCGCCTGCGGTGTTTCTCCGGCGGCATACTGCTGGTGCGGCGAGAAAAAATGGATCGGCATGTAGCCCCAGTAGTTGCCCTCCTGCGGATCGAACTGGAACACCGGCAGCAGCTCCACCACCGTGACGCCAAGCTCCTGAAGGTAGGGGATCTTCTCGATCAGCCCCGCGTACGTGCCGCGCCGCTCCGGGCTGACGCCGCTGGTCGCGTGCTGCGTGAAGCCCCGCACATGCAGCTCATAGATGATCGTGTCCGACGTATGGCGCGGCTGCTCATCGACCAGGGCCGCGTTTCGGCTGCGCGACGGAAGCACGCCGAGCGGCGCCTGCCCGACGTTGGAGCCGGGCCGCTTGGCGGCCTCGCGGCTAAACCTGGGCGGGAAAAACACGGCGGGCGCGTAGGGGTCAAGCAAGACTTTTAGCGGGTCGAAGCGATGCCCGGCAGCGGGATCAAATGGGCCGTCGATATGATAGGCGTAGTACTGCGCCTCGCCGATCGCGGCAAGCGCGACGCGGCAGTGCCAGATCCGTCCTGTCTT of the Herpetosiphonaceae bacterium genome contains:
- a CDS encoding zinc-binding alcohol dehydrogenase family protein; this translates as MPRAIQMQRYGGPEVLELAEIALPALQPDEIRLRVIAAPVNRADIEIRSGNWPIMAQRPFPYTPGLEALGDVVEIGSGVEQVRVGERAITMMQRLGGIHGVRPGGYQELVTVEADTVAIIPDDLDPLAVAALGLAAVTAYNGIRRLDLRAGETIVIHGASGGVGSAAVSIAHALGARVVATTSSGAKDEYLRGIGADEIVHLREHSLTERLGARSVDALLDTIGGETFRESVAALRRGGRLCLVGAASGENLCFTAWDLLQELRLTGYSSENLTGADLRSDMRQICAWLAEGRIVAPPHQEYALERAAEAHALMERGASTGRMLLVP
- a CDS encoding isoamylase produces the protein MNRWTAIEGTPAPLGCAWIEAEQAYNFALYSRFATGVTLLLYGADDFENALHSVRLHHLVNKTGRIWHCRVALAAIGEAQYYAYHIDGPFDPAAGHRFDPLKVLLDPYAPAVFFPPRFSREAAKRPGSNVGQAPLGVLPSRSRNAALVDEQPRHTSDTIIYELHVRGFTQHATSGVSPERRGTYAGLIEKIPYLQELGVTVVELLPVFQFDPQEGNYWGYMPIHFFSPHQQYAAGETPQAAIEEFRQMVQAFHAAGIEVILDVVYNHTGEGDAASPTYSFRGIDNHTYYLVDLERGTYLDDAGTGNVLRCAAPAVRKLIIESMRCWVRGMGIDGFRFDLASILTRNSDGSVNLDDPAVITDISADPDFTHLRLIAEAWDISSYQLGRSFPGITWLQWNGQFRDDLRSFVKGDPGYVPQLMSRLYGSDSLFPDDLTSAYHAYQSVNFITSHDGFCLYDLVAYNQKHNGANGADNQDGPDDNRSWNCGTEGDDDLTPAILTLRKRQIKNFFSLLMLSNGTPMFCAGDEFMHTQRGNNNPYNQDNEITWLDWSRLETNRDMFRFFKLMIAFRKAHPSLGRSRFWRDDVRWYGVRAQPDMSYHSHSLAFYLRGASQDDQDIYVMINAYWEPLVFTIQEGHAHEWRRVVDTLLPSPDDIASAGEEQPLTDQCYTVGPRSVVVLLRP